The sequence GAGACAAGTTCCTCCTCGCGGCCACGCGGCCCAAACCTCCGCAAGCTCGCCAAGCTGATCCAGCCGATACCCCAGGCTACGACCGCCTGAGAGGTGACGGGCCGTCCGCAACAGTCCGGCCAACGCCATCCGCTCCGCCGCCAGCCGACTTCTTCAACACAATCCGCCATCAGCCTCCGTTCGGGCTGGCGCGGATTTCGGACATTACACGCGCCGGTGGACGCCGAAATAGTCGCGCGCCAGAGCTTCAGACGGGTCATCCAACGGCGCTGCTTCGCCCTGAGTCATGTCAAAAAACAGGTCGCGACGAGAGCCGCAGCTACAGTGAACTGAAGTGCGCTCTAAATTTCGGCCTTCTGGCGGCCGGCCAAAACGCTTGCCCAATCCGCTGCGAACGAACCCGCGCCTGGGACGGCTGACGTCGCGGATCTCCGGCAATGGGCAGCTTAAACTCAAAATCGATACTCACGCCCCTGAAGAACGCGGGTGCTCAACGGCCGAGAACGCGGCAAGCCCGGCGTTTGCGATTTCATCATCGATGTCCGTCGCGGCGCCCGAAACGCCGATCGCGCCGGCGCAGTCGCCGTCGACGATCACGGAAACCCCTCCCGCGAGGGCCAGCGCCTCGCCGGATTGCAAGCTTCCTTGCTTCGCTAAGAGTTCGAGCGCCCGGGTCGGCACGCCGAGCATTGAAGCTGTCTTTGCTTTACGGATCGCGAGATCGACCGTGTGCGCCCGCGCGCCGTCCAGGCGTTGGAAGTGGATTAGGGCGCCTGAATCATCGACGACTGCGATGGCCACGCGTGCGCCGAGCCGCTTCGCAGTCCGCCGGCATCCCGCGGCCATGGCCTCGGCTTCGGCGAGTTCCAGTGAGGATTTGGTCCGCATCGCAGTTCTCCCGAACGGCGCCGCGGCGCCATGACGCCGCCTCTGCGGCCCATGACGTCCAATTGTATCATACTTGGCCGTTCGCGAGAAAGTCGTTATATGCGACTTGACGCGCGGCCCGGTCCCGCGCTTACAAACAATGTGGAGGAGGTCGTCGGACGTCACCGTCTCGAACCGGCGTCAGTCCCGACACTGTAACCGTTCCTTGGCCTCGTGCAGGCGGCCGAGATAGACGAGTTCGGGCTCGCCGATCGGCAGGTTTGGACCAAGGTCGGGATCGGAGGCGGCGGCCGTCCAGGCGGCGCTGCACCTTTCGACGATCTCGGGATCGCCGCCCGCCGAGGCGTGGGCCGCCGCCACCCATCGGCGGAACAGGCGCTGAGCCTCGGCCGACGCCGGATCGGCGTCGGCGGCGCACAACGCCTTCAACTCGGCGATCAGCGCGGCCCAGAGGCCGAGGCTGCGGGTTTCGACCACCTTCCACTGGGCGTCGTCCAGATGCGCCGCGTAGAAGGCGTTCAGGCGCTCGTGCCAACGCGGCCCCTTCGGCGGGGCTCGCGCCGCGAGGGCGGCGATGTCCTCCGGACGCGGCGCCTTGCCTCCTCGCATCGCCGCTCGCGCGGCGTCCACCAAGGCGATCGCCCGATCGAGCCTGCGCCGCTCTTCGCACAGCTCGGCATGGTGGTCTTCCAGCGCCGCCCAGAGCGGCTCGGCCGGCCCCGTAAGGAGCTGGGCGATCTGAGCGAGCGTCAGACCGAGCGCCTTCAGAGCGACGATCTGTCGGACCTGGCCGAGCTCCGCAGGTCCATAGACCCGATAGCCGTTGAGCGCGCGGCGAGGCCGCACCATTCCGCGCCGTTCATAGACCTTCAACGCCTTGATGCTCACACCGAGCTCGCGCGCGGCTTCGGCGGGGCTCAGATTCGGGCCCTCTTCAGTTGGGCCATTGACCTGGCCCCTGGGGACAGGAGGCATTGGACGGGCTCTTCCAAATGGAGGGGCAGATGAAGACGTTCCGAGCCTTGTTCTTAGCCTGTGTTGTCGCGTCCGTGCAGCCGGCGTTCGCGGCCGACCTGTCTCCCGGCCGTTGGCCGGCAGCGGAGCGGGCCCGCCTCGAGCAGATGGAGCTCAGGCCTTACCCCGCGGGTGCGCGCCTCATCGGAGGGCGATCCGAGCTGGTATCGGCGACCCTGTCGCCCATCGCCGTGCACGCCGGAATGGAGGCGTTGCGCCAAGGAGGGACGGCGGCCGACGCCGCCATCGCCACGGCCCTGACCCAGGTCTCGACCAGCCTTGGCTCGGTCGTCTCGTATGGCGGGGTGGCCGAACTCGTCTACTACGAAGCGTCCACGGGGCGTGTGTACGTGATGGACGCCGGCTGGACCAGCTACGCCGGCGAGACGGATCCCGCGTCCATCCCGAACATGGACCTCAGCCTGATCAAGCCCGGCGCTGCCGGCGGAGCTGGCGCGCAGGGCCGCAAGACGCTGGTTCCCGGCTTCATGGCCGGCATGGAGGCCGCGCACCTGAGGTTCGGCCGACTGCCGTTCCGGACCCTGTTCGATCCGGCGATCTGGTACGCCGAGCATGGGGTGGTCGTCTCGCCGCTGCTCTCCAGCTTCTTCCAGGCCGAGCAACCGGTCCTCGCGCGCACTGAAGAGGGGCGAGGTTTTCTGGCCCAGGCCGGCGGCTCGATGCCGAAGGTGGGTGACCGCTTCATGCAGCCAGACGTTGCGCGTCTGCTCCGCGGCGTCGCGGAACAGGGCTCCGACTACATGTATCGCGGCCCCTGGGCGGAAGACTTCGTGCGCATCGTTC is a genomic window of Phenylobacterium montanum containing:
- a CDS encoding GlcG/HbpS family heme-binding protein, with product MRTKSSLELAEAEAMAAGCRRTAKRLGARVAIAVVDDSGALIHFQRLDGARAHTVDLAIRKAKTASMLGVPTRALELLAKQGSLQSGEALALAGGVSVIVDGDCAGAIGVSGAATDIDDEIANAGLAAFSAVEHPRSSGA
- a CDS encoding MerR family transcriptional regulator; translated protein: MSIKALKVYERRGMVRPRRALNGYRVYGPAELGQVRQIVALKALGLTLAQIAQLLTGPAEPLWAALEDHHAELCEERRRLDRAIALVDAARAAMRGGKAPRPEDIAALAARAPPKGPRWHERLNAFYAAHLDDAQWKVVETRSLGLWAALIAELKALCAADADPASAEAQRLFRRWVAAAHASAGGDPEIVERCSAAWTAAASDPDLGPNLPIGEPELVYLGRLHEAKERLQCRD